The genomic window ATTTAATGGTACAAAACTAATGGAAATGCATACCACTTTTTATCTGTATGAGCACCTTTAGTTACTCAATAGAAAGCAGAAGCGGAACCATAATGCAATTATTCCATAGAAGCACACACATGTTTCATTTCAGGATTTTCAATTTTATACTGAGAAAATCTCCACCACCACCTTGCTCTAGAAAAGTTAGATCCTGAATTCTCTTTAGGCCCAAGGTATTGAAGGCATAGAATAACGAATGGAGGATATGaagtaattcttttttttttatctagaaTGAGTTTTTTAGTAACCTGCACAGTATACTATGTTGCCTCGTTACATACCTGTGCCTGAAGAATCTGCTTGCAAACCTAGCCATAACAGTAGAAGAGTCGACTCTGAAGTCCTGTTTTTTTATGAACATTCGAAATACACTGAAGGAAACTGGAGAGGGGAAAAGTACCTAGGCGGTATCACAAAGGAGACCTAGGTTTAGAAGGGGTGCATTCATGGGACTGCCTGATTCATAGCTGCAATAGCGCTACTTATATTGGCGTTTCCGTTGTATGGAATGACCAATCTTTAGAGGAACAGCAAACACGGCGCTACATAATAACCTCTTATATAAGTATATATCCCCTGAAAGAGTAGCAAACCAATCCTTTGGTAGCTGAGTTTGAAACATTTGGTAGTAAAGCGATCCATTGCTAGCTGATAAAAAATCCTCATTATATATGAATTCAAAAAAGAATTCGCATGTAGGGAAAATATACCAGATCTATGCACACCAATGCAACAAGAATTGGCTTCGTCCATGTTCTGAACTTTGATCCGTAGTAGGATCTGTACGATGAAGAGACAGCATACATCGGTTAGGCAACAACAATTCTCCAATTGGCCAAAACTAAAGGGAGTAATGGGCCAAAGAAAGGACAATTTAAAACTTTGATATAGGTAGGCACCAACAATTCTATACCTAATCCATATGCAAGAGATTTATTCACGCTGATATGCATGAAGAACAATGTGCTGTTCTGTCCATCTCAAAATGCATAGCGGAAGGAAGAACTTACGAAGCCAAGGAGGAGGCAGATAGGTCACCTGTTGATGGACATATTCGATGTTGTTAACTACATTTTGAAGAGGAACTACCGAATAATCAcattaggataatggaaaacaacaACAGTGGGGTCTCATTAACCTACTCTTGATTGACTGCGGGTGTACAAATATTTCAATGGTGTTCATGGGAGGCTGTTAGAGTGAGGAATAATGCTCACACTAAGGATGAAAGTACCAAAGAAAAGGGAAAGTGGATTGGAAAGCACATGCCTTGCGGCAAAGAACTCTTATTAGTATCGCGTCACCATGTTACAGGAAGACACATTGAGAGAGGACCAGCTGTTCCTTGCGTTCCTGAACTCATTAACCTGAAAGAATTATTTACTATGAAATACACAAGAACAGTTAGGTCATATAAAAAACAGCAGCTGAAAATAGGATCATTTCTGGAAATGGGAAAGAAGAGATGAGTGTGGATTTAAGGGGAAAAAAAGGCGCAGTGAAAGCTGTAGACTTTGGATCTACAACAGCAACATAAAAGaagcaaagaagagaacaagggcTTGAACTGCATCTTTGTAGCAGAAAATCAGGGACCAAAGATGAGTCCTATTTAATCCGCAGACCGTGGTAACAGCAACACAACATCGTAAAACATAGAATATTTCTATCCCATCCCACAAAACCATAAATGTATGACACGGTTGCATGAACTCATCTATCAGCTAGCGAGACCAAACCCAACAACAGTAGGTTGTTTACAAATTGGGAAAAGAAACCAAAGAGATCGCAAAAGAGCAAGCCCATCATGGTAAATACGAGGAAGAGATGCCTTTTCTATGTGACCAAGAAGCAAAGGTTACATAGGAAAGGAAGTTTCCATTTCCTAGATCATGAAAGATGCTAACCATACATATTGTAAAATGATGAAATAATTTAATAATCAAGCAGAGTGGGGTGCTTACAGGGATTATTAGTCTGAGAGATAATTGTTTAATGTTTTTGTATACAGTTCTCTATTCTTTGTCGGAGTTTCTGTCGTGGATGGCTGTTGAGGTCCTGCAAGGAAGCATATATAGGTGGATTCAGTTTATAcaagagggaaaagaaaagaaaactggACTGCTATGATCACATAGTGCATATATAAGATCAATCTGAACATTGCGAAGCAAGGTTACAGTGAAGCCCAATGACAAAATCAAATAGAAAGATTGACTTTGAAACATGTAGCGCGTTACTAAATCTGTAAGCACAACATCTGAACTGGTCAATCTGGAGCCAAGCTAACCGTGAGGCTGCAACCTGCCTGGCTTACGAAAGCAAACCTTATTTAGAAATAGCTCTATCAAATTAGGAGCAAATTGCCTCTCAAATTGGGGAAAAGAATTGGAAGCAGATTCGCTTTGTATTTGCACCGGGAATATAGACAAAATCTCACCAAAAATTGATAACTGCAGCAACAATTTGGAGCCCCCGCCAACAATTTGGAGCCCCCGCCATACCTGGCCGCAGCGCAGGCGAGCAGTGGCGCCagtgcaccaccgacgccgggtCATGGTCAATCCGAGGACGGCCAGCGATGGAGACGCGAAACCCTAGGCCGGCGTCATCACCGCGCTGGGGCGCGGCCAGGCCAAgtagagagagggaggaaggaggcggaggaggaggggctGCCGGCGCGCCACCCACGTGGGGGAAACGGGGCGATGCGGTACCGACGGTAGAACGTACCAGAGGTGTTCTAGGGGAAGGTGTAACACGCAGGGGAGCGCTGGTCAGGCACCGAAGCAGCAGACGACGCCGAAAAGCAGGATCCGCGCGAAGACGACGGGAACCGAGCAGGACGGCGAGGCCGCCGATGCTAGGGTTTGTACGGCCGGGCGGCGGACGGGGAGCTGACCACAGGGGAGGCTGTCCACCCCCGCACCCCACGCACCAGATCGAGGCTCACTGAGCCAGATCCGGCAGGCGAAGGACGGCAGCGGGCAGACACAGGCGGAGGTGGACGGCGTGTCCCCGAGCGTTAATGCGGTGGCGGCGAACAAACCCGAAACAAGGAAAGCGcaagaagagaaagagagggagcaaAGCAGAGGGAGCACCCGAGGTGCAGGAGGAAGGGGAGGAGCCGGCGGCGCTGGTGGGAACGGCGGGAATGGCGGGAAGCGAGGCGGAGACGACGACGGCGCGAGAGGAGAAAACGGACAGGACAGAGAGATAAGACCAAGCTAGTTTTTTCCCCCCTTTTTACCGTGGAGGTCTGCTGCACGGCGAGAATCAGAAGCGCAGGATGTAGAGGATTCTAACGGAAGCGGCTATAAGCACTGTCGGCCATACGATGACAGATCGGACGGCGGTGGCAATTTCGGGCGACGTGGAAGGCGGTCCTGCCGGAGGAGCTggccatctttttggcttttaaatTAGTCATCACATCTTGTGCTAAAAACATCCTCCTCCTTGTCAGTGTACTACTTGGAAATTAACTAATTACATATGTAACCAATGTGTCTCTGTTCGGTAGAGTTTCGGCCGGTTCTGGCACCTCCGTCCGTGAATCGCAGAAGCTGTTTTTATTTCTTTCTAGAATAAGTTGAAACTATTACTTTTAGCTTCACCGGTTTTAAATTCGTTGCACACTGTAATAAGGAGTCAAAACCATGCTAAATAAGGTTTAACTTAAAATTCAGATGGAGTGCACATAAGTATTACGTGTATTCTCATGCACTCCGctccaaaagaaaaaagaaaaaaaaaagatcctCTTCACCTATAACCCTAGCTGTACTTGCCGAGCACCACAAAAATGATTTACGTGGACCCATAGCATAACACGCTCGTGAAAACAAAGGAACCATTGTGAATTCCTCCGCTGTCCAGCACGCTGCGTTCAACCAAGTGCAGGACATTTGTCACCCCAATTGATTACTCCTTACCTTATTTGGTTAGACCAAACGTTCAGATGTGATTGCCTAATTGTCGATGATGGCGTATAATCTTATCCTAGTAGCGTGTAAATGACCCGATAAACAGCTCATCTATCACGTGTTTAACGAATAAACGAAACTAGTATTTCACGTGAAAAAATTATACTCACTCAATATCAAATGCTTGCGTCGAGAGCATAACAAAAGTGGGAGGCGAGAAGACAAGATCCAGCTCCACCCCCACCCCACTGCCCAACGCCGCAGCGCCATTTTTAATCAGCGAGCCCTCCTCAGCTCCAACCCCCAGCTGTTTTTAATTCGAAAATTTTCGAACCAAGCCCATCTCTCTCGTCTTCCACCTCCTGCCTTCCCCACCCCGCACAGCGCCCGGCCCGGCCCCAACCAGAGACCAGACAGCTCCGTTTCCCCTCCCCCGTCCTGCCTCCACCTCGACCGCGCACCAAACCCGAAAGCGCAGCCACATTCCCTCCTCCAGCCAGCCCCTCCCCGCTCTCGCGCCCCTCCGCTCCGCGCCACCCCGAGCGGCGGCGGATACGGCGGCGGCGGACGAGGCAGGGTTTATTCCCCGGAAGAGGGAGGGAGGCTCTCACGGGAGTGTGTACGCCCGCCTCGTGCTGGGGACAGGCGGGGCGCGAGATCCGGGCTCGAAGGGCTGGGGGGTCCCGTTGGTGGCGCCGTGGCGTCGGCGTGATCTGAAATGAGATTGGACCCGGCGGCGCGGTATTTGCTGCGGAGGTAGACGGCCATGACGACCAACACCAAGCGCGCCTACAAGCTCCGTATCCTCGTCAATTCCTTTGCGCTATTTcgcttttttttttgaatttcttGTCGGGGGTGCTGCATAGTGGGTTTTCTATATGGCTGATCCATCGCTGCTGCCTCGGTTGTTCAACCAGTCGGGGGGAGATTTGGGTCAGCAAGTTTGAGAGGGAGCTCATGACTCTCAATTTTCTGCTTCTTTTGAGATGAGAAATAGGTATTTGGTGGTTGTGAGATTGGGTGGGTCACATTTAGCTGCTGGTGATTGTCTAGTAGTCGTTACTGATTTATTGTTTTATTATTTGAGAAGTGCGATTGCTGGCATTCTGTGTCTGTGAAAAATGTCTGAAGTGGTACATTGACGTAAGTTATTGGGTGAGATTGGGCTGCCAAATTTGCTACATTGGAATGCCTTGACTTGCGTTTGGTGTAGAGGAGTTTGTGGCACACTCTTCCAATGTTAACTGCCTCAAGATTGGGAGGAAGACCTCGCGGGTTCTTGTCACAGGAGGAGAGGATCATAAGGTCAATCTTTGGGCTATTGGGAAGCCCAATTCAATATTGGTAAGACTGATTTGTCTAGTGCTGTTTCTACGTATCGACTGATTGTAAGCTGTGGATCCACAGTTGAGTAGGAAAACAAAACTCTTTAACTCAGTTGACAAAACTCTTTGCTGACCTTCAACTGGTTACAATATGGGAACTTCACCTTTTCAACGGCTGACAGCCTATGCAGCACAGTTCTCTTATGCTGGTATTCAATTAATACAAAGATACTTTTATGTTAGTTATCAACCTACCGCACAGCAATGTGTTTTGAGGATGGTTCGTTTAGTTAACAAAGGTGTCACAAGTAGTGTTTTTAGGGATGGAGTACTTTATTTAATCCACTCCTTTAACTTTTTGGTGGCTGTACAGAGTTTATCAGGTCACACAAGTGCTGTGGAGTCTGTTGGTTTTGATTCCACGGAAGTGTTTGTGGCTGCAGGAGCAGCCAGTGGAACAATAAAACTATGGGATTTGGAGGAAGCAAAGAGTATGCAAATACAAATATTTAACTTACTATTAATATGTGGTCAgtataaatatatgtatgaatCTTTAAGTAATTGTATGTTGTATCTCTTGGCTCATTTCTTATGCAGTTGTCCGCACTCTTACTGGACATAGATCAAACTGTATGTCAGTTGATTTCCATCCGTTTGGGGAATTCTTTGCCTCTGGGTCATTGGACACTAATCTGAAGATATGGGATATAAGAAGAAAGAATTGCATCCATACATACAAAGGTCACACACGAGGGGTGAATGCTATTAGATTCACACCCGATGGGCGCTGGGTTGTGTCTGGTGGCGAAGATAATATAGTAAAGGTAAGAATTTGCTAGTAACTTAGTGCTGTGTGTTTCAATTGCTAGTTCTTCTGCTGGAATTTGATTTTTATTTTGCCTTAATCTTTCTAATGAAAAATCCTTATTTTTTTGGAACTCATTACAATATGTTTTGCCTTGGCAGCTCTGGGATCTGACCGCTGGAAAGTTATTACATGAATTCAAGTGTCATGAGGGTCAGATCCAGTGCATAGATTTCCACCCCCATGAGTTCCTTCTGGCAACAGGTTAGGTTCAGAATTTACAATGCCTATCTGTTTCTTAACTGTTAACTTTTCTTTGTCCCTTTTGGTTGTACTATGTACTTGTTTATGGTTAAATCTCAGACTTCTGTATTGGCATTTGGTTGAAGAAAAGACTCGTCTGTCCATTGAGCTGGTAAATTAATTTAAATATTTAGGTGCTATCTAAAAACACCCCATAATAAATGATTTCCATTGAGCCGGTAAACATGATTTCCTAACTAAAAATAAGATTTGAACCAATGTGTAATGAATGCTCCTTTGACATTTTAAGTGGCAAAGTGTAATGGATCATACTATGGTTGCAATTGTTATCTGCCCCACCACACCCCATAATAACTTTTTGATTATTTAACAAAAAAAATTCCAAGTAGTCATATCTTGGCATAGTTTAGCTTGCTTTAAGTAAATTGCTATACATGTACTGTGTTAATTTTTCGTTGTGAGATATCATGCTTGTTTTCGTTGGTGACATCTGTGAAGAGATGCATTGAAACTGTGTACTATATGTTCTATATAAACTTTCTTTCTGTGTCATCAAATAATAAATTccatttttgttttggtggagaCGCATATTGTCTCCTGTCAGGCAGTGAAGAGTTTATTCATATGATTATGTGGGAGCTCAGAAGAGTATATTCCTTTTGAAACTAAATCTCTCTTACATAAAACTCGTTGCTTCATTCAGGTTCAGCTGATAAAACTGTCAAGTTCTGGGATTTGGAgacatttgagttgattggatctaCAGGACCTGAGGTACATTAGTATTTTGAGCTGCTAATTCATAattgtttattttctttgcaTTTGTAATGCTCAGAATTTTAGCATTATTTCCTTAATAAGTAACTTGGGTGGGGATCTTATCTCTATGTTCCATCGCAAAATAATGGAAAATGAACATAAACTTCGATCTCCCTGTTTGATGCTACTTTATACCACAAACAGTCGTATGCTAATGCTTTGCAGCATAATTCAGTTCAATTTGGGGGCACCTATTTAATTCATAATTCAGTTCAATTGGGGGGCACCTATTTAATTCATTTGAATACTTCTTTTGTTTCCATTAAATCAGTATTTAATTCATTTGAATTACTTCTTGTGTTCCATAAAAAAATACTAGACAACAGGTGTACGGTCCATGACATTCAATCCTGATGGAAGATCTCTGTTGTGTGGGTTGCACGAAAGCTTAAAGGTAGGGCTGTTGTTTTCTCAAGTGATCATGTCCAGATAACTTCTTGTACACTATGACTTCTAGAGATAAACTTTTCTTAAATTAAGCAGGTTTTCTCTTGGGAACCAATAAGATGCCATGATACTGTTGATGTGGGATGGTCTAGACTTGCTGATTTGAATGTCCACGAGGGAAAACTTCTTGGTTGTTCTTTCAATCAAAGTTGTGTTGGAATATGGGTTGTTGATCTGACGGTATGTTGGCTTCAGCTACATTTGTAACACTGATCTGTTACAGTCAATTGGAGtcttcctttttttgttttttcttgaaTCTACTAACAAAGTAATCAATTGGCAGCGTCTTGATCCATATGCAACGGGTACTTCAACAAAACTAAATGGTCATTCTGAATTGAAGACTGTGTCTAGCGGCACTATGCCTTTACAAAATGATAGTGGTTCAAGGGCTAACATAGGGCGGCCATCAGTCTTGCAAAATTCAGAGAATAACTTGAAAACTTCTTCAGGAAGATTGTCGGCTTCCCAGAACTCTGATTCTGCACCCAAAGAGACTAAATCAGCACCCTGTATGTTTCTGCTCATCTCTATCTACTCATTTCTACATTTAATGGTTAAAGCATTTCATATGCCTTATCTCTCTTCTATCTGTTCTTAATATACTGAAGCAAGCGGGTTGGTCCCAAGCACACCACAAAGGGCTGGAGTTAGCTCCAATAATAGATCTGTTGGAAATTCAGCTTTTCAATCTGGTGGTACCACCTTGAAGAGAAGTTCGTTGCGGAGTAACAGTGCCTCTAATGTTCACAATTTCAGTAAAGCTGATGTAGTGCCTGTCATTGTTCCCAGAACTAGCTCAGGAGGGGAGTTGGCTACTGATTCTAGAAGCGATGCTGCTGATGTGCCACCTGTTCTTCCTAAGGTAACCCAAAGGGTTGATCCTGCTACCGATTCTAGAAAAGAAAGCAATGATGTGGAACCTGTTATTCCTAGAGCAAGCTCAAGAATGGAAACAGCCTCTGATTCAGCACCCATTTCTACTTCCAAGTCAGGCAGAAGGTTGGAGTCTGCCCCTGATTCAAAAAAAGAAAGTGCTGATACAGCACCTGTTGTTGTTTCCAATCCCAGGGCAAATGTAAGAATGGAGATGGCCTCTGATtctgctcccgctctttcaaagtcAAACAGAAAGCTAGATTCTGGTACTGATTCAAAGAAAGAAAGTGCGGATGCAGTACCTGTCATTGTTCCCAGAACAAATTCTAGAATGAAAATGATTTCTGATTCTAGGAGAGAACCTTCTGCTGGAAGAGTATCACCATTCAGAATCCAGTCAAGATATGCTGAGCTACGGAAGCTAACCCATGCCAAAACTGATTCAAACAAAGTTGATAGCGGAAGTAAAATTACTGAAACAGATGACTTCAATTGCCAAATATTTCTTCCCTGTACAAATGGTGTTTTTCAAACAATAAGTTCTGAAGAATCTCGTGAAGATGTAAAGTGTGGTCCAGTTGACAGGATGGGATTTTCGAATTCATCAGAACCAAATGCAAGTGTCCGCAGTGAGAATTGTATGATCTGTACTCATTTATATGTTTTATGTGCTGCTACCACTTAGATTCACATGTTTCACAATTGTTAGTGGTGCTTAATTTCCTTCATAACTTGTTTAATGGACTAACAAGTCGAACTACTACTATTGCTTGCTATTTATGTTGTGTTCATAATGTGCTATGCATGTTTGCATTGCATGTCTTTGTCCTACATGTATGTAATGATTTGATTGTGCCTTCATCTGCACATATTTGTAATGCTATTAGTTATATCTTTATCTAAAAATATACATATCACAGAAGGTACTCATCATAGTAAGTTCTATATGCTTTGGAATTGTGGATTTGAATCCAAGAGAGTATCTAGTCACATGTCCATTTTCTTTCATTGAATCAAGCATTAATGAGCAAACAATTTACTTACTAAAGAAAAGAGTTAACAGATTTATTTGTTTAAGGTGCTCAATAACTTGTAGGTATCTTGTAGTTGTCATGAATTTGATTTATTAATATGCTGTTTACTCAGCATTATCTGGACGAAGCATGGTTTCGCAAAGCTTACATTCTGAATCGCGCGAGAAACACCAGACATGTCTGTTGTTTTGTTGAGTTATTAGCTTCCTTTTGTTTTGGCAAAATTTACATTTTGGGTAATCACTCCATTTGGTTCTGTTTTACAGATGTTTCTAGAATACGCAAACCAAGAGATAACTGCTATATCGAAGTTTCAAGAGCAGGTATGGTTTATGCTACTATGTGTATCTTTTTACGGAAGATGCTACTATGTTTTGATTCCAGTAATCTGTTCATGTATCTGAATAAATTATCATGTAGGGCAAGCAAGGTCAAGTGTCTCTAATTGGGAAGGGAGGGATCAGTCCCCTAGTCACGAAGAACCGACAACAAGCAGTTCTTCGCTGGCTCCTACAGGCCGTCCATATTCATCTGTATGTCTAAGACAAGCTATAAACCTTTTATACATTCTGTTACTTCATCCTTTTCGTTTAATTTCTGAATGTTGTAAAAATGTGGGGTAGTTAAGTTTGAAGATACTTTGCTTGCTTTATTATCTGATTTCATTTATCTTGGTGGCTGTTGCTGTCCCATCGATTCATGTGCATGCATCATAGACCTAAGATAAAGTATGACAAAACCATTCCTTCAATCACTCTTGCCCCAGGCTCAGCCTAGACCTATCGCTAGTTCCCATTTGAAACACGGTTGAATTCCAACAATTCCTGTGAAATTATCATGGCAATCATGCTTGACTAGCTTGTGCTTACTATACTGAAGACTTGCAGCCCTTATTTGACACAACAGTTTATACATGGAATTGCATGTTTGGCCATCTATTATTTTTACACTGAGATATATATGAAACCTTTCCTCTTCTGCAGAGAGGAAGCAATCAAAAAGCTTCTGAAACTCCAATCATAGCTAGCGATGAAGATGTTCTATCTCTTATCATGGAGCAACATGATCTATTTCTAAGCTCAACAAAGTCTCGGCTGACAAAATTGCAGGTCAGTGCAGTGCTTGACAATTTGGCTGTATTAGTCGTGTAATGCTGCTCAAGAAAAAGAAATTTTATAATTTTAGTTTGCTCCTACCAATTAATCAGATGGTATAAACAGTCCAGGTTAATAAAAGAAAAGAGTATATATATGTACCTTATGTTGTGGTTTCTAAACTTATAATTCGGATAGAGGATAGGCTTTTAAACTGTTTTACTCCAGTTATAATGGACTTTGTAAATCACTGTTTTGCTCAGTGGAGTAAAGCAGTTTGGATAGAAGATCGGTTTTTAAACTACAATTTCTTAAAGGATACCCCCTTTTTGTTGACATGCAGATTATTCATCAAATGTGGGAAAGAAATGACGTCAGGGGTGTGCTCTCTGCGATGGAAAGGATGGGTGATCATGCTGTCAGTACTTCACAGCTCTTTCTTTGTTTGCAATAATCAGCATGTTAATGATTGTGTGATTTCTGGAAATTTCAGGTCTGTGCTGATATGGCTATTGTTCTGATGGAGAGAAGTGAAATAATCACACTAGATTTATGTACCTCTATCCTGCCTGTTGTCACTGATCTTCTGGAGAGTAAAATTGACAGGTACTTGCTGCAACGTTTTTGAGTGATTATGATGGTTTTTTGGGGCCATTTCCAACAATCATTATTGGAAAGAAGTTTTGATTGATTCATGTACGGTTTGTGTTGAATGTATGCAGACACTTATGCGTTGCATTGGAATTATTGGTGAAGCTTGTAAGGACTTTTGGTCCAATGATACATTCAACAGTATCATCAGGTCCTTGTGTTGGCGTAGACCTTGAGGCAGAGCAAAGGTATTGTTTCAGATAGCTGCTTGTATGAAGGGCCATTACTAGACTACTTGATGCGATTTATTTATTGTAGGAGGGAGCGCTGCAACTTATGCTTCATTGAATTGGAGAAGGCAAAAAATAAGCTTCCGTCTCTAACAAGGTATTTGGCAATCTTGATATTATACCTTAGAGAAATTTTTACCTTTGACCCGTATTAGCAGTCTACTTAACATGCTAAATCCTACATGGTTTAGTTGAGTGAATTATTCATTGGCACTTTGAGGCCATACTTATCTGAATTTATTGTGTGGCTTTGGTTTCAGTTCTTTATAAATTTTTGCAATACTCATATCTCGGTCTTTCTGTTTAACCTCAACAGAAGAAAAGGGGCGGTTGCAAATGCTGCACAAGAGCTTGCTCTTGTCTTCCAGGAAATCATGAGTTGACTGACGACATACTAGATATACA from Miscanthus floridulus cultivar M001 chromosome 11, ASM1932011v1, whole genome shotgun sequence includes these protein-coding regions:
- the LOC136492838 gene encoding katanin p80 WD40 repeat-containing subunit B1 homolog KTN80.4-like; translated protein: MTTNTKRAYKLQEFVAHSSNVNCLKIGRKTSRVLVTGGEDHKVNLWAIGKPNSILSLSGHTSAVESVGFDSTEVFVAAGAASGTIKLWDLEEAKIVRTLTGHRSNCMSVDFHPFGEFFASGSLDTNLKIWDIRRKNCIHTYKGHTRGVNAIRFTPDGRWVVSGGEDNIVKLWDLTAGKLLHEFKCHEGQIQCIDFHPHEFLLATGSADKTVKFWDLETFELIGSTGPETTGVRSMTFNPDGRSLLCGLHESLKVFSWEPIRCHDTVDVGWSRLADLNVHEGKLLGCSFNQSCVGIWVVDLTRLDPYATGTSTKLNGHSELKTVSSGTMPLQNDSGSRANIGRPSVLQNSENNLKTSSGRLSASQNSDSAPKETKSAPSSGLVPSTPQRAGVSSNNRSVGNSAFQSGGTTLKRSSLRSNSASNVHNFSKADVVPVIVPRTSSGGELATDSRSDAADVPPVLPKVTQRVDPATDSRKESNDVEPVIPRASSRMETASDSAPISTSKSGRRLESAPDSKKESADTAPVVVSNPRANVRMEMASDSAPALSKSNRKLDSGTDSKKESADAVPVIVPRTNSRMKMISDSRREPSAGRVSPFRIQSRYAELRKLTHAKTDSNKVDSGSKITETDDFNCQIFLPCTNGVFQTISSEESREDVKCGPVDRMGFSNSSEPNASVRSENYVSRIRKPRDNCYIEVSRAGQARSSVSNWEGRDQSPSHEEPTTSSSSLAPTGRPYSSRGSNQKASETPIIASDEDVLSLIMEQHDLFLSSTKSRLTKLQIIHQMWERNDVRGVLSAMERMGDHAVCADMAIVLMERSEIITLDLCTSILPVVTDLLESKIDRHLCVALELLVKLVRTFGPMIHSTVSSGPCVGVDLEAEQRRERCNLCFIELEKAKNKLPSLTRRKGAVANAAQELALVFQEIMS